The nucleotide window TCCTGAGCAAGTATTGACTCTTTCTAATAAAATTGTTCTTGATACTATTGCCAGGCTCGGAGCGTTAGCTATCGAACGTATAGAAAGAAATATTTGCATATAAGCGGGTTTCTTTTGAAAATAGTAAATAGGCGTGATTGCAAGGGAGACAAAGTTGTAATTAATAATACTATTTCTGTTAAAGCTGTCAGGTTAAAATAAAAGCACCGGAACTTCCGGTGCTTTGTTGGTGCTATTTAAAATAAATTGTTGATTACATTAAGTTGACATTCACAGCGCATGGGCCTTTTTTGCCTTCGCCAACTTCGAATGTTACTTTGTCGCCTTCATTAAGAGTTTTGAACCCTTCAGATTGGATTTCAGAATAATGTATAAATAGGTCCTTAGATCC belongs to Candidatus Margulisiibacteriota bacterium and includes:
- a CDS encoding cold-shock protein, producing MISGTIKWFNATKGYGFLTPDDGSKDLFIHYSEIQSEGFKTLNEGDKVTFEVGEGKKGPCAVNVNLM